The nucleotide sequence CAGTCATGGTGTATTCAGCTCCCGTGAAATAGAAAAACGGTGTCGGCAGGACTTGGCATTCATGTACATCTCTCAGATGAATTGCCCAAACTTTCGGGTCCTGGGGGACTTCCGCAAAAACAACCTGTCGTTTTTTCATGACTGTTTCAAACAGTCCGTCAAGCTGGCGATGGAGCTGAAACTGGCATCGCTTGGGCATATCAGCCTGGATGGTTCGAAATTCAAAGCCAACAGTTCAAAGCATAAGGCCATGAGCTACGGCCGGCTTAAAGCCAAAGAGGCAGAACTCAGCGCTGAGGTTGATGAACTGATCAAAAAAGCCAGCCAGTGCGATCAGGAAGAAGACGACGCCTACAAAGAAACCAATGGCTACAGTATTCCTGAAGACCTCCTGTTTAAAGAAGAACGGCTGAAGAAAATTAAGGCTGCTAAAAAAGCACTGGAAGAGCGTGAGAAAGCCCTCAATCCGGACGAGCCAATAGACGACAAGAAACAGATTAGCTTTGCAGACCATGATGCCCGGATGATGAGCAAGAAGGGGTACTGCGAATACAGCTACAATGCTCAAATTAATGTAGATGCGGATCACCAGATCATTGTCGGCCAACACATCAGTCAACGCGCCAACGACGTACAGGAAGTAGAGCCTGCTCTTCAGGCTTTGTCAGAATCTACCGATGGCGCGGCTGTGGATAAATGGAGTATGGACAACGGCTATTTTTCAGGGCCAAATCTGCACACCTTGGATAAACATGGAATAGACGGTTATATCGCTACTGACAAGGAAGAAAAACCGGCTGTTACGGACCTTGAAAATACTGATCGAAAATTTGTCAAAGCGGATTTTACATACAATATTGAAGCTGACGTCTTCATCTGTCCGGCTGGGGAAAAATTGGTTACCAATCCAGCCAGTAAAGCTAAGAGGAAAGGCTACCGGGCAAACAAGGAAGTATGCCGAGAGTGCGCTTACCGCTCCAGATGCAGTGGCTCCAAGAAAAGTGCAGGCAAGGTAATTCGCACAGACAAGTTTGAAACTGCACGACAAGCCATGAATAAAAAAATGGAAACAAGCGAAGCGAAAGCGGTATACGAACGTCGCAAAGTAATAGCGGAACCGCCGTTTGGTCAGATAAAAAACTCTGGATTCAGGAGTTTCAGTCTGCGCGGGAAAGAGAAAGTGGAAGCAGAGTTTTCACTGGTATGCACAGTGCATAATTTCAAAAAAATTGTGAAGAAAGCTTTAACGGGGTCACTCCGTCTTGAGGATTTAAAAAAGGTTGAAAAAGCGGCATAAAGGTAAAGAAAAGCTGTAAATTGGCAAAAATGAGCAAATCAACCTCAAAAAGTGGTTGTTTTTTGCTCATTTTGAATTTTGCGAAACCTTTAGGAGGACTGCCTAAGCTATTCTCGGTCAGGCTCCTAGTGAGTGACCATAAACAGCAACGTTAAAGCCGGCGTGTTTGATCAATGCTGCGAGCAGAAGCTGTGCTTCAACGTAACATTGTGGCAATCCTCCTAAGCCATTTTTTAAGTTTGCTGCCCACTGAGACAAGGTTTGGCTAAGGTTAGCCTTACTCCTTTGGGTCAGGTTGCCAGCCGTTGCCCCCGATGTTGTGCCACCAAAAACGAGATTGTAAGTACCTTTCCCCAGTATGACATAGGCCACCAATCCGGATTTAGAGGTTATGATATTGAGGGGCTTGCTCGTACTGGTGCTCGCGCCTGCACTGGAGCTGGCATCTGCGTAGGCACTGGTATTCACAAGTGTTAAGTCTTGACCGCCAGGCAGTTGTTGTGCAGATTTCGTGATTTTGAATGCTATAGCTGGCTCTACCAGGTACCCCGGTGGTAATTTGCTTTCATCCTGATGGTAGGGAAAGCTTGCCATTTGTGCATTGGCCAGCGCAGGGTCAATGGTTGCACGACGCCTGACGGCAGCTCTTGAAAAACCAGATCTACGCATACCCTCTCTCTTCTACAGGGGTGTCTGGCAAATGCTTTTTCGTCTTATTAATCGTCCAGACATGAATACTTTCGAGACAGTGGAAAATCAACTGTCCGTTAGCGTCTGTGCCGGTTTCTTCTTTACCCGGGAATGTTCGGCTTTACCTTTTCAGTTCAAAGTTGGGTTGATGTTAGCAGCATAGACCATCAGGCAGAGTGTCATCACTCTTCATCGGCAGGATTTACGTATGTTCTGGTTTATAGTCTTGCTTCAGCTTTCAGACGAAGTTGTGTAACGGCTGTGCAGTAACCCGCCACAGGATAATAGAAAATTCAATTTATATTGATTTGATGCAGTTCTGTTGATTGACAGTACGAGTTCTTAACCGTACAACATAACTTTTTTCAACGAGTATTCAGGTTGGTTGATGGAATATAAAAGTCATACGGTCCCCGTGAAAAAAAGCATTGCGCTGGTGGCACACGATAATAAAAAAGATGAGCTGGTGGGCTGGGCAATGCGTCACAGAGACGAGCTGGTTAATCATGAGCTATATGCGACAGGCACAACAGGGGGGTTGCTTGAGCGCCATCTTGAGCTTCCGATTCATAAGTTTATCAGTGGTCCGCTGGGTGGGGATCAGCAGATCGGTGCGCTGATTTCTGATAGTAAGCTGGACTTGCTGGTGTTTTTCTGGGACCCGTTTGAGTCGCAGCCACACGATCCGGATGTCAAGGCTCTGCTGAGGATTGCAGCGGTATGGAATATTCCGGTGGCCTGTAACGAGAGTTCGGCAGACTTTGTCTTCTCATCCCCTATGATGAAGACGGGTCACGAGAGGAGAATACCTGACTATGACAACTACCTTCGTTCCAGGTCGTTCTGACTGAACACTTACATGCCCACTTGTTTTTAAGTGGGCATGTATAAGCCATAGCAAGCTATTCAGGCGACAACCTGAGAAACGAGCTGATAGATTATCCAACCAGTGTTGAATGATCTGGAAAGAATTCTGATTCAGCTTTAGAGCTGAAATGCGAGATGTCAGTCTTCAGACGTCTGTTATGCTATCGTTCTGTCCAACAAAGTGACGGCGCTTTTTATAGGTCACTTTGGGTGTTCGGGCTGGTTTGTCTTCTGATGGATTCTGGAGCGTTGCGTTATTCGTAAAAATCGATTTGCCTGACCGGTTATAGTTTCTGTTTCTCACCCTGTCGGATCGGGGTTTCATGCTGGTTTCGGAATGAATTCCGGTGTTAGCTGAAGTGATGTCAAACGAGTCATTAAATCTGGGGTTATCGAATTTGTGATCAATCGTATGAATTGAATCACCGGCTTCCAGAGAGCCACCTTCTTCATCGTTGTTTATTTCCTGCGTATCCTGTTCCTCCTGCATATTCAGCCGCATTCGGTATGGGTGACCGTATCCGCGTCTGCGTCTTGGTTTGTGTGATTTCGGTTCTGGCGGTTTAAGGCCAGTAAATTGCTCGTAGACAGTGGCATAAATGTATTTGCTCATTATTGCCTCCAGTTAAGATTCATCCCAGATTATTAAGTTAATGTCTTTATTTGTTGTACGATGGTATTAAATACCCAAAAGAGCATGTATAGGTAGCAATACCTAAATAAAATCAACATTACCTAGGCAGAAAATTTCATGGTTGAATTTTGATTCAATCGAATCATAGCAGGTCGATTATTTCTGACGTTATTTGTTTCATAATATTTTTGAATGTAAGAGGGTTGTTAATAACCAATCCGTTAATTTATTTTTTTGTATGTGCAAAATAAAAACAGTGCAAGTAGCTGCTGAGTGTATTTGATTATATTGATTACGCTTTTAGAAAAATTCAGCAATTAACTGCATGAGTGGTGAGAGTAGGGTGAATGTGTTAGCCGAAGACTGGCACGTGCGTAGGTATTAGCCCCGATAGTGGAAAAGCCCTACATAAGGTATGTTTGCAGGAGCAATTTTAAGCGGCTGCAGAGAGCGGGATTAACCAGAAGAAACTGTTCATGCAGGACTTCTATTATCAGCTATAACTATTGTCAGCAAGTTTGGTAGAGAGTGTTTTGAAAACCTTCTGTATGGCACTTTATGTTGAGTAATTTACTATACAGGCAGATGTCGAGTTTTGATCTAGCTCAACTCTCGCTCTAATGATGGTTCAACCTTATTCGACCATAGTCTTCGCAACAGACGATTTTTATCAGATATCTCCGCAGCACTTTGACTGACTCCAAAACACGA is from Endozoicomonas gorgoniicola and encodes:
- a CDS encoding IS1182 family transposase, translated to MSPPPKFKDSPVEFDQHLLFPTNIFDLLPKDHDCYIYETIFQNIDTSEVEKQYHHLGQHAYPPKLIVGILIYAYSHGVFSSREIEKRCRQDLAFMYISQMNCPNFRVLGDFRKNNLSFFHDCFKQSVKLAMELKLASLGHISLDGSKFKANSSKHKAMSYGRLKAKEAELSAEVDELIKKASQCDQEEDDAYKETNGYSIPEDLLFKEERLKKIKAAKKALEEREKALNPDEPIDDKKQISFADHDARMMSKKGYCEYSYNAQINVDADHQIIVGQHISQRANDVQEVEPALQALSESTDGAAVDKWSMDNGYFSGPNLHTLDKHGIDGYIATDKEEKPAVTDLENTDRKFVKADFTYNIEADVFICPAGEKLVTNPASKAKRKGYRANKEVCRECAYRSRCSGSKKSAGKVIRTDKFETARQAMNKKMETSEAKAVYERRKVIAEPPFGQIKNSGFRSFSLRGKEKVEAEFSLVCTVHNFKKIVKKALTGSLRLEDLKKVEKAA
- a CDS encoding methylglyoxal synthase — encoded protein: MEYKSHTVPVKKSIALVAHDNKKDELVGWAMRHRDELVNHELYATGTTGGLLERHLELPIHKFISGPLGGDQQIGALISDSKLDLLVFFWDPFESQPHDPDVKALLRIAAVWNIPVACNESSADFVFSSPMMKTGHERRIPDYDNYLRSRSF